Below is a window of bacterium DNA.
CCCTGCTCATCAGCTTGAACGAAATATTCGTGGAGAGGATCGTTGAGCCGCTCGACGACTTGTTGCGCCATCTGCAAGCCAACCCCCTGGGGCGGCTTTTGCCCGGTCTCACGGCTTACGGCCGCAAAGGCTTTATCGATGGCTGCCGCGATCTTTTCCATTTGAAACGGAACCACGCAGCCGTTTCGTTTCAGAAAGCCTTGAAATAGCCCCGTCCCCGCATCGAACATATACGGCGTCCTCCGTTACATTTTTTTATGTGGGTCTTTATGGATGGTGGGAAAAACGAAATCCTTCTCCTCGCCCAGATGCTGTTCACCCGGGCATCAAAAGTAATATATATAGATTAAAACTCTTTTTCAAGTACTAAATATAGTATTTTGTAATTTTTTGCATATTTTTTGAATTCGGGCCTGAGCGCACATTCCAGAGCTGGCGAAGACCAGCGGCCAGGGGGCCCAATATGTCTCCATCTGATTGCTTGACAATCTGCAAAATCTTTGTTATGTTCTACCTTGAAGGGAGTGCGAACATGACGAATAACCGCAGACTGAATGAATGGGTACAGGGATGGGCCGCATGGTGCCAACCGGATCGTCTCCACTGGTGCACAGGCTCAGCAAATGAATGGCTGAGCCTGTGCACTGCGATGGTGCAACGAGGCAGTTTTATCCGCTTGAATGAAAGTAAAAGACCGTCCAGCTTTCTTGCGCGTTCCGATCCAGGTGATGTGGCGCGGGTGGAAAGCAGGACGTTCATCTGTTCCGCAGACCAGGAGCAGTGCGGGCCGACCAACAACTGGCATCCGCCTGACGAGATGCAGCATCGCTTGCGTAAGTTGTATCAAGGCTGCATGAAGGGCCGCACGATGTACATCATCCCTTTCAGCATGGGACCGATCCATTCGCCTTTTGCCTGTACCGGCATCGAGATCACCGATTCGCCGTACGTGGCGGTGAACATGGCCATCATGACCCGCGTGGGCGAGCGGGTGTTGCAGGCTCTAGGCGATCGGCCGTTCATCCCCTGCGTGCATTCAGTGGGAATGCCGTTGTCCAGTCCGGCCGAGGATGTGCCTTGGCCCTGTAATTCTCAGGAGAAATACATCGTTCAATTTCCCGACGAGCGCATGATCTGGTCCTATGGCAGCGGCTATGGCGGTAATGCGCTGTTGGGTAAAAAGTGCTTTGCCCTGCGCATCGCTTCGGTCATGGCACGCGACGAAGGCTGGATGGCTGAACACATGTTGATCATGGGCGTGACCAATCCGCGGGGCGAAAAAAAATATATTGCCGCCGCTTTCCCCAGCGCCTGCGGGAAAACCAACCTGGCCATGCTGATTCCAACGCTGCCTGGATGGAAGATCGAAACCCTCGGCGATGACATTGCCTGGATGCATTTCGGCGCGGACGGGCGGCTGTACGCCATGAATCCAGAGTTTGGGTTTTTCGGTGTGGCGCCAGGGACTTCACAGAACTCCAATCCCAACGCCGTGGCCACGATCGATAAGAACACCATTTTCACCAATGTGGCGCTGACGCCGGATGGAGATGTCTGGTGGGAGGGGTTGAGCGAAGAAAAGCCCGCTCGTCTGACCTCCTGGTTAAATCAACCGTGGACCCCTGAGGACAAGACGCCGGCCGCCCATCCCAACGGCCGTTTCACCGCGCCTTTGACCCAATGCCCTTGTCTGGATCCAGACTGGGATTCTCCGCAGGGCGTGCCGATCTCAGCCATTCTGTTCGGCGGCCGCCGTCCCAACGTGATCCCTCTGGTACACCAGGCGTTCGATTGGCCGCACGGCGTATTCACCGGATCCATCATCTCCTCCGAACGCACCGCAGCGGCGGACGGCACGGTGGGCACGGTGCGCCGCGATCCCTTCGCGATGCTGCCGTTCTGCGGATATCATATGGCTGATTATTTCAGCCATTGGCTAAAAATCGGCGAGCGCAGTACAGCGGTCAAGTTGCCGAAAATCTTTTACGTCAACTGGTTCAGGCAGCGGGACGGCCGCTGGCTGTGGCCTGGATATGGCGAGAACAGCCGGGTGCTCAAATGGGTGTTCGAACGATGCGATGGCGCCGATAATTATGTCAGCACGCCCATCGGTTTGCTGCCGCAGGCGGACAAGCTGTCGCTGGATGGTTTGGATATCAGCCGAGCTGATATCGAGGAACTGCTGGCGGTCCGGACGGATCAGTGGCTGAACGAGGTGGCGGATATTAGAAGATTTTATCAAGGATTCGGATCGCGAATGCCGCCCGAATTGGAGCAACAGCTCTCCGAGTTGGAGGGCCGTTTACAGACAACCGGTTGACGGAGAACAGACGGGGAATTTTTCTTTGCTGCAAGCGGATTCGCCGGCTGTGATTTATGAATGACATATTCGTCCATCATTAAAAAGGAGCCGTGCTATGCGTGAAATATCGGCTAGGTTGATTACCGAAAAGGTCGCCGATCTCTGCATTCAAGCCAACTATCATCTAGGCCAGGATGTCATCGACGCGATGAAGCGGGGGCTGCAGCAGGAAGAGTCGCCGACCGGCAGGGCTATTCTCGAG
It encodes the following:
- a CDS encoding phosphoenolpyruvate carboxykinase (GTP); its protein translation is MTNNRRLNEWVQGWAAWCQPDRLHWCTGSANEWLSLCTAMVQRGSFIRLNESKRPSSFLARSDPGDVARVESRTFICSADQEQCGPTNNWHPPDEMQHRLRKLYQGCMKGRTMYIIPFSMGPIHSPFACTGIEITDSPYVAVNMAIMTRVGERVLQALGDRPFIPCVHSVGMPLSSPAEDVPWPCNSQEKYIVQFPDERMIWSYGSGYGGNALLGKKCFALRIASVMARDEGWMAEHMLIMGVTNPRGEKKYIAAAFPSACGKTNLAMLIPTLPGWKIETLGDDIAWMHFGADGRLYAMNPEFGFFGVAPGTSQNSNPNAVATIDKNTIFTNVALTPDGDVWWEGLSEEKPARLTSWLNQPWTPEDKTPAAHPNGRFTAPLTQCPCLDPDWDSPQGVPISAILFGGRRPNVIPLVHQAFDWPHGVFTGSIISSERTAAADGTVGTVRRDPFAMLPFCGYHMADYFSHWLKIGERSTAVKLPKIFYVNWFRQRDGRWLWPGYGENSRVLKWVFERCDGADNYVSTPIGLLPQADKLSLDGLDISRADIEELLAVRTDQWLNEVADIRRFYQGFGSRMPPELEQQLSELEGRLQTTG